A stretch of the Papaver somniferum cultivar HN1 chromosome 6, ASM357369v1, whole genome shotgun sequence genome encodes the following:
- the LOC113289313 gene encoding arabinosyltransferase RRA2-like, which translates to MMSGRRDGSLMRSNVHSIRGSRIAIAIGIGILLGCVFAFCFPHGFFASNSPSPIKNRRIATTNVQVGSAACESDEKANMLKLELVSVSDKNAELKKQVRELTEKLRLAEQGKDQAQKQVLVMGNPHKAGPFGTVKSLRTNPTVVADPSVNPRLAKLLEKVAFRKELIVCLANSNVKEMLEVWFTNIKRVGIPNYLVVALDDDIANFCELNHVPVYKRDPDQNVDEIARTGGNHAVSGLKFRVLREFLQLGYSVLLSDVDIVYLQDPFDHIYRDSDVESMTDGHNNSTAYGFNDVFDEPSMGWARYAHTMRVWVFNSGFFYIRPTIPAIELLDRVADRLAKENAWDQAVFNEELFYPSHPGYEGLHASKRVMDYYSFMNSKVLFKTVRKDDKLRKLKPVIVHVNYHPDKLPRMKAVVDFYVNGNQDALQAFPDGSE; encoded by the exons ATGATGTCAGGGAGAAGAGATGGATCGTTAATGAGAAGCAATGTTCATTCAATTCGTGGATCTAGAATTGCTATTGCTATTGGTATTGGAATTCTGCTTGGTTGTGTTTTTGCATTTTGTTTCCCTCATGGATTCTTTGCTTCAAATTCTCCTTCCCCAATTAAGAATCGTCGAATTGCTACCACCAATGTCCAG GTTGGTTCTGCCGCATGTGAATCAGATGAAAAGGCGAACATGTTGAAGTTGGAATTGGTTTCTGTATCGGATAAGAATGCTGAATTGAAGAAGCAGGTCAGGGAATTGACTGAGAAGCTTCGATTAGCTGAGCAAGGGAAGGATCAAGCTCAAAAGCAGGTTTTGGTTATGGGTAATCCACATAAAGCAGGTCCGTTCGGCACTGTTAAGTCTTTGAGGACTAATCCCACTGTTGTTGCTGATCCGTCTGTTAATCCTAGACTCGCAAAGCTACTCGAGAAAGTAGCTTTCAGAAAAGAGCTGATTGTTTGTTTGGCGAACTCGAATGTGAAGGAAATGCTAGAGGTTTGGTTTACTAACATCAAGAGAGTGGGAATACCTAATTATTTAGTCGTTGCACTGGACGATGATATTGCAAATTTTTGCGAGCTGAATCATGTTCCTGTTTATAAAAGAGATCCTGATCAAAATGTTGATGAAATTGCAAGAACAGGAGGTAATCATGCTGTTTCAGGGTTGAAGTTTCGTGTGTTGAGGGAGTTCTTGCAACTTGGTTATAGTGTTCTTCTATCCGACGTTGACATAGTGTACTTGCAAGACCCATTTGATCACATCTATCGGGATTCAGATGTCGAGTCCATGACTGATGGTCACAATAACTCAACAGCTTATGGATTTAATGATGTCTTTGATGAACCTTCTATGGGTTGGGCTCGTTATGCACACACAATGAGGGTGTGGGTTTTTAACTCCGGTTTCTTCTACATAAGGCCAACCATTCCTGCAATCGAACTTTTGGATAGGGTGGCTGATCGGCTTGCTAAGGAAAATGCATGGGACCAGGCTGTATTCAATGAAGAGCTATTCTACCCTTCGCATCCTGGGTACGAGGGTCTTCATGCATCTAAGAGAGTAATGGATTATTATAGCTTCATGAACAGCAAAGTACTCTTCAAGACTGTCCGGAAAGATGACAAACTGAGAAAGTTAAAGCCCGTGATTGTCCATGTGAATTACCACCCAGATAAGCTTCCAAGAATGAAAGCAGTTGTTGATTTCTATGTTAATGGTAATCAAGATGCTCTGCAAGCATTCCCAGACGGTTCTGAATGA
- the LOC113286187 gene encoding HVA22-like protein k isoform X1, protein MALLGSAISGEVGLRLLLSPLGTNVIIRTACCTVGIALPVYNTFKAIEKKDLVQQKKWLVYWAAFGTFSLVEIFSDRILSWCPMYYHIKFAFLVWLQLPSVDGAKILYERHIRPFLLRHQARLDQVADATYRELAKFANSHQGEIQFARSVIMKILASANQMIWGILHPTSPIQGQKAVGGSPAAPASATENGHKAVGDTPAAPASSTGNHDSAE, encoded by the exons GGCTTGAGATTACTTCTATCCCCACTTGGTACTAATGTCATAATAAGAACAGCTTG TTGCACCGTTGGGATTGCATTGCCTGTGTACAATACATTCAAGGCTATTGAGAAGAAGGATCTTGTTCAACAAAAAAAGTGGCTTGTATACTGGGCag CATTTGGTACTTTTAGCCTTGTGGAGATTTTCTCTGACAGAATTCTATCATG GTGTCCCATGTACTACCACATTAAATTTGCATTTCTCGTGTGGCTCCAGCTTCCATCTGTTGAT GGGGCTAAGATTTTGTACGAGAGGCATATACGCCCATTTCTGTTGAGGCATCAAGCTCGATTAGATCAAGTGGCAGATGCCACATACCGTGAACTG GCCAAATTTGCCAACTCTCACCAAGGAGAGATTCAGTTTGCCAGGTCAGTGATCATGAAGATTCTAGCCTCAG CAAACCAGATGATTTGGGGTATCCTTCACCCAACTAGCCCAATACAAGGGCAGAAGGCGGTAGGAGGCTCCCCTGCAGCACCAGCATCCGCAACAGAAAACGGGCATAAGGCTGTTGGAGACACCCCTGCAGCACCAGCATCCTCCACAGGAAACCATGACTCAGCCGAGTAA
- the LOC113286187 gene encoding HVA22-like protein k isoform X2: MALLGSAISGEVGLRLLLSPLGTNVIIRTACCTVGIALPVYNTFKAIEKKDLVQQKKWLVYWAAFGTFSLVEIFSDRILSWCPMYYHIKFAFLVWLQLPSVDGAKILYERHIRPFLLRHQARLDQVADATYRELARGILSMPLCLHFRSIILNKRPNLPTLTKERFSLPGQ; this comes from the exons GGCTTGAGATTACTTCTATCCCCACTTGGTACTAATGTCATAATAAGAACAGCTTG TTGCACCGTTGGGATTGCATTGCCTGTGTACAATACATTCAAGGCTATTGAGAAGAAGGATCTTGTTCAACAAAAAAAGTGGCTTGTATACTGGGCag CATTTGGTACTTTTAGCCTTGTGGAGATTTTCTCTGACAGAATTCTATCATG GTGTCCCATGTACTACCACATTAAATTTGCATTTCTCGTGTGGCTCCAGCTTCCATCTGTTGAT GGGGCTAAGATTTTGTACGAGAGGCATATACGCCCATTTCTGTTGAGGCATCAAGCTCGATTAGATCAAGTGGCAGATGCCACATACCGTGAACTG GCAAGGGGTATCCTTAGCATGCCGCTATGTTTACATTTTAGAAGTATCATACTGAATAAGAG GCCAAATTTGCCAACTCTCACCAAGGAGAGATTCAGTTTGCCAGGTCAGTGA